The DNA region CGGCGCGGGTACGTGCGTTGAAGTGACCTGGAATAAGAACCCAAATCTCAAATTGAGAGTATTATAAGGAGCGGGACATGACTATTCGAATCCTTCTGGTGGACGACCATGCCGTTGTGCGCAGCGGACTATCGAAGTTCCTCATGGTGAATAAAGATCTGAAACTGGTTGGCGAGGCATCCGACGGCGCCGAGGCAGTGCAGATGGTCGCGCTTCACAAACCCGATATCGTGCTGATGGATCTGTTGATGCCCGGCATGGACGGCATTGCCGCCACGCGCGAAATCCACAAGAAATATCCGCAGGTGAAGGTCATTGCATTAACCAGCTTCGCCGAACAGAACATGGTGCAGGGCGCCTTGCAGGCGGGCGCGGTCGGTTATCTGCAAAAGAACGTCACCGCCAAAGAATTGGGGATCGCCATCCGTGCGGCGTGCGAAGGCAGGATGACGCTTTCAGCGGAAGCCGCGCAAGTGCTGGCGAACTCCGTGGCACAACCACAGATCCCCGGCGGGCAGTTGACCGAACGTGAACGCGACGTGCTCAAATGCATGGTGGATGGACTGAATAACAACGAGATCGCCGAAAGGCTGGTCGTCAGCCTCGGCACGGTTAAATTTCACATCTCAAACATCTTCCACAAACTCGGCGTGGACAGCCGCGTCGAAGCCGTCAAACTGGCTCTCGAACAAAGGCTGGTGTAACAACTTCCCGCGCGTGATGAAGCGCACTATCCACTCGGCTAGGTAAATACTCCACCAGAGTCAGATGCTATAAACATCGCTTGTATTCTATAGGAAGTGATGTTTATGGGATTCGTATTCTCATTGCAGATTCAGATTCGGCAACATACAGGGTGTTGATCTGCTCACTAGCGTAAGATAGCGCATTTTCTTAATTTATAAGGTGTAGCGCACCATGTATGAATTTGCAATGAAATTGGTGGAAAATGTCACTTGACAAAGGCCTTTCAAAACTGTAAGCTTCGACTAATTATTCATTAATTTTTTCCGCAAGAGGGCGAAAGAACTATTTTCATCTTTATTCGCGGGGAAAATTGAAAGGGAGTATACATGAGCACTATTTTATTTAAGCAGCCAGTAGTACAAAAACTACAGGTGCTGGCAATTGTAATGATATTGATTGTTGGGGTAATCGGTTCTCCTGAACAGGCGGTATACGCCCGGGAGAGCCAGTTGGCAAGCCCTCTGGAAGTAATAGAAATCGGCGTTGAAGATGCATCCGCTCTTAGCGCCGATTGCGATTCCCCGCCGAATGACATCGTGGCTGAGAACTGTTTGCTGGGTAACCCGTCCAGTGAATGGGACGTGGTTGGCGCAGGGGATGTGTCAATCCAGGGTTTCGCGACTGACATCAGTTTTAATCGCGGCGAGACTGTGGAGTTTAAGATCGATACCACAGCAACCTCATACGAGATCAATATATATCGGCTCGGCTACTACAATGGAAACGGTGCGCGGCTTATCGCGACCATCCCATCATCTTCAGTAATAGCAACCGATCAGCCAGCCTGTAACTTCGACGCTGCCAACCGCAACCTGCTGGACTGCGGCAACTGGTCAGTTTCCGCGAGTTGGACGATTCCAGCCAATGCGACATCGGGTGTTTACATCGCCCGTCCAACACGTACCGACAACGATGGCGCAAGTCATATTGTTTTCATTGTAAGGGATGATGCCAGTGCCTCCGACCTGCTGTTCCAAACCTCCGATACCACCTGGCAATCCTACAATCCGTACGGCGGTTACAACGCCTATGGCAGTTCCGGCGCGATAATGGCAGAGAAACTCAGTTATAACCGCCCCTTCACGACACGGGGTGCAGAGTTGGAGAACTGGCTTTTCAATGCTGAGTACCCGATGATCCGTTGGTTGGAGCGGAACGGCTATGATGTCAGCTATGCATCGGCAATTGATATAGAACGCCACAGCAGCCTAATCACGAATCACAAGATTTTCCTTTCGGTTGGGCACGACGAATACTGGTCGCAGGGACGGCGTGACGCGGTTACTGCTGCACGCGACGCTGGTGTGCACCTTGCGTTCTTCAGCGGCAATGAGATCTATTGGAAGACCCGCTGGGAAGATAGCGGGCCCCAATCCTACCGGACTCAGGTAACTTATAAGGAAGGCAGTGCCGCCCCGAGCGGTTCAGCCGAACACCGCAACTGTTACAACAACTACGACTGTGATCCCAGCCCTATTTGGACCGGTCTATGGCGAGAAGCGCCTGGCTCAACCCCAGAGAACTCGCTGAGCGGGCAGATCAGCTGGCGGCTGAACACAGGTTCAATTACGGTTCCAAGTGAGTATGCCTCGTTGCGATTCTGGCGTAACACTCAGGTGGCAAACCTGACCCCCGGTGGGCAGATAACTCTTTCGAGTGGCACACTTGGCTACGAGTGGGATCCTGAATATCCACAGTATGCTGATTGGTATCCGGCAGGTCGTGTACTGCTCTCGACGACAAACATTACATCGTTTGCTGGTCCGGAACAGCACCACTTGAGTCTCTACCGGGCGCCGTCCGGTGCGCTGGTTTTTGGAGCGGGCACCGTCCAATGGTCGTGGGGACTAGATGGCAATCATGATCGCGGCGCTTCGACCGAGGACCCGAATGTTCAGCAGGCGACAGTGAATCTGTTTGCGGACATGGGTGTCCAGCCAGCCAGCCTTCAGGACAATCTTGTTGCGGTAAACACCTCGACGGATACTACCCCGCCAACCGTTAGTATTACATCTCCTTTGTCTGGCGCATCAGTATCTGGCGGGACAGTCACGATCACCGGCACGGCGAGCGACATTGGCGGCGTTGTGGGTGTGGTCGAAATTTCGACCAATGGTGGGACGACCTGGCGGCGTGCATCTGGTCGTGAGAATTGGAGTTATACCTACACTGCCACAGAGGGCATCGCTGATATTCGTGCCCGCGCCGTTGATGACAGTATCAACCTCAGCACTCCGATTGTCCACACGTTCAACGTCGAGCCGCGTGTTTGCCCATGTTCGATTTGGAACGACACCTCTGTTCCTTCCAACTTTGAAAATGACGGTCAACCCATTGAAGTCGGTGTGAAATTTCAAAGCAGTGAGGCGGGATATGTCACCGGCTTGCGGTTCTACAACCATGCATCCAATACCGGGACACACACCGGGCATCTTTGGGCTGCGGATGGGACGCAACTTGCTGAGGCAGTCTTTATTATTAATGAAACTGCATCCGGGTGGCAGGAGATGTATTTCGATACGCAAGTTCAAATCCAGGCAGATACAACCTATGTTGCCTCCTATCATTCCGCCAATGGCGGGTACGTGTATGACGATAACTACTTCCTCACCGCGTATAACAATTCTCCGTTGCGAGCACTTGCCAATGGAGAGGAAGGTCCTAATGGCGTTTATAGCTACGGACCAAGTTCCTTCCCAACCCAGACCTATCAAAGCAGTAATTATTGGGTGGATGTCATCTTTGATAATTCTCCGCAGGTTTACAGTGTGTGGGAGCAGGGACCGATCACAGGCTCTGCTTCGGTTGATGATCCTACAGCCATTGAAGCCGGCTTTAAATTCAAGACCGATGTTCCTGGTTCGATTATCGGCATTGCGTTCTATAAAGGCGCTGCCAACACAGGTCCATTCATGGGGCATCTTTGGCAGTTGAATGGAACACAACTGGCATCCAAGAATTACACCAACAATACTGCCGAAGTCGGCTGGCAGGAGATCATATTTGATGTGCCGATACCCATTGCTGCGAACACCACCTACATCGGTTCCTACTTTACGCAATCCGGCAACTATGCCGCCGTAAACAATTACTTCACGTCCGAAGTGTACAATGCGCCCGTGCACGCATTGGCGAACAACGGACCGGATGGACCCAACGGTGTATACAATTACGGTAGCAGTGCTTTCCCACAAGCCAGCTTCCAGGGCAGTAACTATTGGGTGGATGTGCTCTTCGTGCCTGATATGCCCATTGACGGTACATCTCCCACCATCACATCCGTGACCCCGTTGAACAACGCGACAAATGCAAACACTGGAACTGTCATCACCGCCATATTCAGTGAAGGGATGGATGCAGACACTATCACATCGTCCACCTTCGAACTGCTTGACGCTTCCAACAACATCGTTCCTGCCTCGGTTTCCTATAACACCGCCACGCGGACAGCGACTCTTACACCTTCCTCCCCGCTTGCCCTTTCATCAACATATACAGCTCGAGTGACTGGTGGCGCGTCCGGCGTGACCGACCTCGCAGGCAACCCGCTTGCATCTAACTACACTTGGACATTCTCCACCCTGGGACCTCCCCCCAATGAAGGTCCCGGTGGACCGATCCTCGTGCTTTCCAGCGCGGCGAATCCGTTCAGCCGCTACTATGCCGAAATCCTGCGTGCCGAGGGTTTGAACCAATTCACCGCAACGGATATCTCCAACCTGACGGGCGCACTACTTAATGATTATCAGGTCGTAATCCTCGGGGAATTTCCTCTTACATCCACTGAAGTCGGCTTGCTCTCCAACTGGGTTAATAACGGCGGCAACCTGATCGCTATGCGCCCCGACCCGCAATTGGCGAGCCTGCTCGGATTAACTTCCACGGGCACAATCCTCAATGAAGGATACATACTTGTAAATACCGCCTCCGCGCCGGGACAAGGAATTGTCAACCAGTCCATCCAATTCCATGGCACAGCGGATATGTATATTTTGAACGGAGCTACAGCGATTGCCGCTTTGTATTCCAATGCGACCACTGCCACTCCTAACCCCGCAGTGACCATCGTCAGCGTGGGATCGAACGGGGGGCAGGCAGCAGCTTTCACGTACGATTTGGCGCGTTCTGTCGTCTACACCCGACAAGGCAATCCTGCCTGGGCAGGTCAAAGCCGTGATGGGCAATCGGGTCCCATCCGTGCAGATAATCTGTTTTTTGGCAATGCAGCGGGCGATCCCCAGCCCGATTGGATTGATTTCAACAAAGTTCAAATTCCACAGGCAGATGAACAACAGCGCCTGCTCGCGAACATGATCCTGAGAATGAACGTGGATAATCATCCTCTGCCACGCTTCTGGTACTTCCCGCGCGGGGAAAAGGCTGTTTTCGTGATGACGCATGATGAGCATGGCGGCGGTGACATTGTCAGCCGCCTGAATGCCTACAACGCCCTCAGTCCGAGTGAATGTAACGTGGACGAATGGGAGTGCGTGCTCAGCACCACCTACCTGTATACCAATGCCCAGATCACAAATGCGCAATTGACGGCATTCCAATCCCAGGGACATGAGTTTGCGGTCCATATAGATACTGGTTGTGCCAACTTCACCCCGGCATCGCTTGCAAATAATTACGCCACGCAAATTCCCGCAGTGGCGGTGCAATTCCCAAGCATTGCCCCCCAACGTACACAGCGTACGCACTGTATTGCATTCAGTGACTGGGCTACCCAGCCGAAGGTCCAACTGCAGAATGGTATGCGTCTGGATACGAACTATTACTACTGGCCTCCCAGTTGGATTCAGAATCGACCTGGCATGTTCACCGGTTCTGGCATGCCCATGCGCTTTGCCGACCTGGATGGCACAATGATCGACGTCTATCAAGCGACGACACAAATGACGGATGAATCAGGGCAGACTTATCCCTTCACAATTGACGTGCTTCTCGATAATGCGATCGGAGCACCTGGCTACTACGGCGCTTTCACTGCAAACATGCACACCGATGGCGGCTCAAGCGCAACTACTGATGCATTGGCAATGGTATCGTCCGCTTTGTCACGCGGCGTGCCGGTCATCTCCGCCCAGCAATTGTTAACATGGGTGGATGGTCGCAACTATTCCGCTTTCAGCGGCATCACATGGAATGGGAACACGCTTGACTTTTATCTGTCCTCTGGTGCGGGTGCAAACGGCTTGTCTGCCATGCTCCCCACGCAATCTAACGCGGGACCGCTGCAAAGCATCACTCGCAATGGAACCCCGGTTTCTTATACGACCGAGGTTATCAAAGGCATCGAGTATGCCATGTTCATTTCTCCCAGCGGTGATTATCAAGCCGTCTATTCAGTCGATACAACTCCGCCCGTCATTTCTAACATCCTTACTACCGTCAACCCGGATGGGACGGTTACTATCACCTGGAATACGGATGAAAATGCCGATTCAAGCGTGGACTATGGAACTGATGCGAACACTTTGAATCTCAGTGCCGCTGATGCCGTGCTCGCCGCGTCACACTCCATCACGCTCACAGGGTTGACACCCAACACCACCTACTACTTCCGCGTCACCTCTGCGGATGCCAGCACGAACTCCGCCACATTGCCGAATCCGCCTGCTATGCCATTGAACTTCACGACGCCGTCCGGCGCCTTGATGGACACTTCATCAGGCGATTTCAACGGCGGCGATCTGAGTTGTGCCTATCCTGTCCAGATGGGGAATGGGGAATTGATCCTGCCGCCTACGATCGCAGCTGAGTTTGACGGCTTCAACCTGCCTTCTGACTGGTCCAGCCATGTGTGGACGGGCAGTGCTCCTTCGGTCAGTGGTGGATTGCTCACCCTGAACGGAGTTTCCGCCCGAAATGACACACTTCTCGGACCTGGCCACTCTCTGGAATTTGTCGCAACCTTTGGCAGTCAGCCATACCAGGTCGTTGGCTTTGGCGCCGGTGATACGACCTACAATGATTCGCCTTGGATCATGTTCTCTACCGGCAACGATGGCGCGCAACTCTATGCCCGTATCCTCGCAAACGCCGGTGGACCCTATAACGTCGGTGATGATAAGATTCCTCTGGGGTCACAGTATCTTGGCAGCCCGCATCGCTACCGTATTGAATGGAAGGCAAACAGCATCGACTTTTATATTGACGGCGTCAACGTCGCCAGCCGTTCTGTAACTGTCGGCAGTCAAATGCGCGTGGCAGCCAGCGATTACGACTTCAACACCCCTCCGTTGATTGTGGATTGGATCCATGTCAGCCCGTACGTGTCGCCTTGTACATTCACTTCGCGTGTCCTTGATGCCGGGCAATCCGTTAATTGGGAGACCATTTCCTGGACAGGACAGACTCCCGCGGGCACATCGTTAGCCTTATCCTATCGCATCGGTAATACCCCTGCTCCAGACGGCTCGTGGACTTCCTTCCAAGCGATTCCAATCTCTGGTTCTTCATTAGGCGGGAACTCGCGCTACATTCAATATCGTGTTGTACTCGCCGCGTCGAACGACATGTTTACACCGTTGTTGGAAGATGTGTCCATTACCTATTCTCATGGTGAAGATGTCACCCCGCCCACGATCATTGGGCGTAATCCCGCGCCAATGGAAACGGACGTAGACGTGACGACCTCTATTACGATTATTTTCAGCGAACCGATGGACCCCGTTACGATTATCCCCTCTAATTTCTCGCTGAAACTGGTGGGAGCGAACATCGATGTACCGTTTATCCTCGGTTATATCGGGTTGACTGCCACGCTTGATCCTGTCGGCGACCTTGTCCCTGGTACACAATACGCTGTGCATGTGGAAGGCGCAGTCACGGATTTGGCGGGCAATCCGCTTGGCATAGACTCGGATTGGGCTTTCACAACCCGGGCAGAAGGATTGGTCGATACAACGGTATCAGATTTCGGGTCCGGAACGAACGCCTGCTATGTCGCAGAAACAGCAAACGGCGAATTGATCCTTAATCCAACGATTGGCACCGAATTTTCAAGCGCATCCCTTCCAGCCGGCTGGAGCAGTTATGACTGGCCCTTTGATGGCACACCTGGTTCTTACGTGGTTTCTGGCGGTGTGCTAATTGTAGATGGAATGCGAATTAATCCGGAGCCTGCCGCGTACACTTCTGGAAGAGTTTTGGAATTCTACGGCACATTTGCAGCAACCCCCTTCCAGCATGTTGGATTTGGTGCAGGCAGCCAAAATCCGCCAAATGAGGTTTACAACACCGCTCCGTGGGCAATGTTTACCACCGGCATGGGTGGCACCGCTTTGATGGCGCGCACTTCATCCGATGCAGGTGGTTTCGATTACACGATCCCCGGAAACTGGCTTGGAGCGCCTCATTTATATCGTATTGAGTGGACTGCTTCAAACGTCTCGTATTACATTGACGGCGTTCTGGTCATTGCTCATGCATATTCAAGCTCTAACACCATGCGCCCCGCCGTCAGCGACCTGAACCAGGGAGGCGGACAGGTGGCGGTAGACTGGATGCGTATGTCGCCTTATAGTATGCCATGCTCATTTGAATCACGCATCTTCGATGCAGGATTGGTTGTGGATTGGTTCAACCTTAACTGGCTTGGTTCCACACCTGCCGGCACGAACGCGGCGTTTGAAACACGTAGCGGCAATATTCCAGTGCCCGATGAGAGCTGGTCTGCGTGGGAAGCCGCGACCGGACCGATCTCCAGTCCCAACGGTCGATATGCACAATACCGGGTTACGCTCAGTGCCACGGATGTGAACAGCACGCCGATTATTGAGAGCGTAGAATTGACCTATCTGCAGATTGTCAACCAGGCGCCGACAGATATTGCTCTTGATTCCATGAGCGTGGCTGAGAACCAACCGATCAACGCATTGGTCGGTGTACTCAGTACAATAGATCCGGACCCCCTCGATTCGTTTGTTTACAGTCTGGTGACGAACGCTACAACCTGCCCGCTGGCAGCGGATAATGCATCGTTTGGAATCGACAGCGCAAACCTTGTGACTGCGGCGGTCTTCGATTTTGAGACCAAGGATAGTTATGTGATTTGCGTTCGAAGTACAGATATGGGCGGACTGTCCTTCGATAAACAATTTGTTGTCAGTATCACGGATCTAGTCTATGGTACGACTGCCAGTATTTCGTCGAATAATAATCCATCCACATACGGGCAAAACGTCAACTTTACTGTAACCGTCACATCGAGCGGTGGCGTCCCGACAGGATCTGTAACTTTTATGAGTGGAGCAGTCACACTGGGCAGCGCAATATTGAATGCCAGTGGGATCGCAACATTCAGCACAAATGCACTCGCCGCAGATTTGTCACCCTATACGATCCATGCTGTTTATGTGGGAGAAGCTGATTTTGGGGCGAGCGATGATTCGATTGTGCAAACTGTCAACAAGGCGACTGCGACCATAACGCTTGGGAATCTCACTCAGACGTACAACGGGTTGCCTCTTTTCGCGACTGCGACAACGAATCCACCAAACCTGACAGTTGACTTGACCTATGATGGATCTTCTGTTGCGCCAACAAATGCCGGCAGTTATTCCGTTGTTGGCTCCATTAACCATCCCAACTATACAGGTGCTGCGAACGGAATATTTGTCATTGAAAAAGCCACCTCGACAACGACCGTATTGGGTGGAGGTACTTTCACCTACGATGGCAATCCTCATGCGGCGATAGTAACGGTCACTGGTGCGGGCGGACTCAATCTCACCCCCATGCCAATTTATAGCGGAGGATGCAGTGCAGCACCGGTCAATGTCTCAGATACACCCTGTACCGCTAGCTACACCTATGCAGAAAGTGAAAACTATCTGGGCAGCACAGATAACACTGTGATTATTATCACGCCGAAGACCGCTTCGGTTACGCCGAACGCAGGCAGCAAGGTCTATGGATCTGCCGACCCGGCACTGACCGGGACGCTGACCGGCTTCCTGGCAGGCGACAACGTCACAGCGACCTACAGCCGTGCAGCAGGCGAGACGGTGGCAGGCGGACCGTACACGATCAGCGCGGTGCTTGCCCCGGCCGGAGTGCTTGGCAACTACACCGTCACCTACAACACCGCTGCTTTCACCATCACGCCGAAGACCGCTTCGGTTACGCCGAACGCAGGCAGCAAGGTCTATGGATCTGCCGACCCGGCACTGACCGGGACGCTGACCGGCTTCCTGGCAGGCGACAACGTCACAGCGACCTACAGCCGTGCAGCAGGCGAGACGGTGGCAGGCGGACCGTACACGATCAGCGCGGTGCTTGCCCCGGCCGGAGTGCTTGGCAACTACACCGTCACCTACAACACCGCTGCTTTCACCATCACGCCGAAGACCGCTTCGGTTACGCCGAACGCAGGCAGCAAGGTCTATGGATCTGCCGACCCGGCACTGACCGGGACGCTGACCGGCTTCCTGGCAGGCGACAACGTCACAGCGACCTACAGCCGTGCAGCAGGCGAGACGGTGGCAGGCGGACCGTACACGATCAGCGCGGTGCTTGCCCCGGCCGGAGTGCTTGGCAACTACACCGTCACCTACAACACCGCTGCTTTCACCATCACGCCGAAGACCGCTTCGGTTACGCCGAACGCAGGCAGCAAGGTCTATGGATCTGCCGACCCGGCACTGACCGGGACGCTGACCGGCTTCCTGGCAGGCGACAACGTCACAGCGACCTACAGCCGTGCAGCAGGCGAGACGGTGGCAGGCGGACCGTACACGATCAGCGCGGTGCTTGCCCCGGCCGGAGTGCTCGGCAACTACACCATCACCTACAACACCGCCGCCTTCACCATCACACCGAAGACCCTGACGATCACGGGTGTGGTCGCCAATAACAAGGTATATGATGGCACAACTGCCGCGACGTTCAATCTGACAGGCGCTGCGCTGGTGGGCGTGGTCGCTCCGGATGTTGTCACGATCAATAGTGGTTCCGCAATGGGCACATTCGCCAGCGCAAATGCTGGCACCTGGGCTGTCACGGCATCCGGTTTTGGCTTGAGTGGAGCGGGAGCAGGCAACTACACACTGGCTGCCCAGCCCGTTCTTCCCAATGCAACCATCACACCCAAAGCCATTTCTGTGACGGCAAACGTCGCCAGCAAGTTCTACGGCGCTGTTGATCCAGTGCTTACCTATACATCCACTCCTTTGGCAGGCGGCGATTCCTTCAGCGGCACGCTTGCCCGCGCGGCTGGCGAAAATGTTGGCATCTATGCCATCAATCAGGGCACATTAACTGCTGGCAGCAACTACATCATCACCTTTACAGGTGCAAACCTGACGGTCAACCCGCTGGCGATCACAGTCACGGCAGATGCCGGACAGATGAAAGCCGAAGGCGCGGCTGACCCGGCAGAATTCACCTACGCGGTCAACCCGGCGCTGGTCGGCAGCGACACCTTCAGCGGCGCACTCACCCGCGAACTCGGTGAAACCCCCGGCTTCTACGCCATCCTGGTCGGCACGCTCTCCGCGGGCGCCAACTACGACATGACCTTCGTCAGCAACAACTTCGAGATCGTCGCCAACCAAGCCCCGGTCATCACCGAAGGCTCTGATATCGGCGTGACGATGTCCAAGAACGGCTTCCCGGACAAGTTCGCCCTGACCCTGAACGCCACCGACGCTGAAGACCACACCCTGACCTGGAGCATCCAGACCCAGGCTGGCAACGGGACCGCCACCGCCACCGGCGACGGCAACTCCAAGGTCATCGCCTACGCCCCGACCCTGAACTTCTCCGGTGCGGACAGCTTTGTGGTGCGCGTCACCGACCAGCTCGGTGCCTTCGATGACATCACGGTCAACGTGACGGTCTCCGCAGGCGGCGACTTCCCGACCTTCGTCGATGTGCCCATGGCGAACTCCGCCTGGTCCTACATCGAGTCCATCTACTATGCCGGCATCACCGGCGGCTGTTCCACCAACCCGCTTGCCTACTGCCCGAACAGCTCCGTCACCCGCGCCCAGATGGCGATCTTCCTGCTGCGCGGCATGTACGGACAAGCCTACACGCCTCCCCCGGCGACCGGCACCGTCTTCGCTGACGTTCCGCTCACCCACTCGGCTGCGGCTTGGATCGAACAACTGGCTGCGGAAGGCATCACCGGCGGCTGCGGCAACGGCAACTACTGCCCGAGCAGCCCGGTCACCCGCGCCCAGATGGCGATCTTCCTGCTGCGCGCCAAGTATGGACAAGCCTACACGCCTCCTGCCGCCACCGGCACCGAGTTCCTGGACGTCCCGATCGGTCATTCGGCTGCGGCTTGGATCGAGCAGCTGGCTGCGGAAGGCATCACCGGCGGATGCGGTGGCGGCAACTACTGCCCCAACAACTCTGTCACCCGCGCACAGATGGCGATCTTCATCCAGCGCACCTTCGACCTAGCACGTCCGTAAGTTTGTACGAATGAATAAATCTGGCTGCCGTCCACCTGGACGGCAGCCTCTTTAATTGACATGGCTTCCATAGCTATGTAAGAATTTGAATGGCTTTATATACTGGATGGGACAGCCGTGTCGAAGCCGTCAAACTGGCGCTCGAACAAAAGCTGGTATAACAGCTTCCCGCGCGTGATGAAGCGCACTATCCACTCGGCTAGGTAAATACTCCACCAGAGTCAGATACCCGCAAACCTCGCTTGTCATACACTACAAGCGAGGTTCAAATGATTCGTATTCTCATCGCAGATCCCGATTCGGCAACGCGCAAGGCGCTGAAACTTTTGCTCAGGCGCAAACTGGGCACGAACGGCATTGTGGAAGTTGGGGATGTGGAGACCTTGATCCGCTCGCTGGCGGATGCGTCGCCCGACCTGCTGCTGCTCGATTGGCGTTTATACGGTTCCCCCGCCCCCGAAACTTGCCGCCTGCTTCAGAGGGCGTACCCGCGCCTGAAGATCGTCCTGCTCAGCGTG from Anaerolineales bacterium includes:
- a CDS encoding response regulator transcription factor, with translation MTIRILLVDDHAVVRSGLSKFLMVNKDLKLVGEASDGAEAVQMVALHKPDIVLMDLLMPGMDGIAATREIHKKYPQVKVIALTSFAEQNMVQGALQAGAVGYLQKNVTAKELGIAIRAACEGRMTLSAEAAQVLANSVAQPQIPGGQLTERERDVLKCMVDGLNNNEIAERLVVSLGTVKFHISNIFHKLGVDSRVEAVKLALEQRLV